The Bos taurus isolate L1 Dominette 01449 registration number 42190680 breed Hereford chromosome 13, ARS-UCD2.0, whole genome shotgun sequence genome contains a region encoding:
- the FAM217B gene encoding protein FAM217B isoform X1, which yields MNAGPSRTKVQHPKNSRKRQSKPQVPHISSQLKSSLRGGVPQPTEDKLKESISPEGNPERSPLGPRYHGLSGNKLFLDFESMKIIKEDDEEEDSASDLSDSERIAIPPSPLTPPDLHLRAEEIDPVHFDLHPGQGPTWPEYCYPDFLPPPCNSWDLRDMAMLLHSERRTEAVPKTGGLLGKYIDRLVQLEWLQIQTIQCEKGKVAKGRPPTGTSGALKSPGRSKLMPSALSRPHQEGPLKSGPSRKKDMLCKEVHPFCYTGEASPRPLDVLSSSRLCSQKQTPEVQTEKKKKKSNKSPRLQPWDLSCGDGGPKIESNGNLRAPRPPAMILDPTDGCRAARAPAHTGLKKKGNVSHCAHATISSEKKLKTNGGKQNTYKFKK from the coding sequence ATGAATGCAGGCCCATCTCGGACTAAAGTACAACATcccaagaattccagaaaaagacaGAGTAAACCCCAAGTCCCCCACATTTCTTCCCAGCTGAAAAGCAGTCTCAGAGGAGGTGTCCCCCAACCAACTGAGGATAAGCTGAAGGAAAGCATTTCCCCAGAAGGAAACCCCGAAAGGAGCCCCCTCGGCCCCAGGTATCACGGGCTCTCAGGGAACAAGCTGTTTCTGGACTTTGAGTCCATGAAAATCATCAAAGAAGATGATGAGGAGGAGGACAGTGCCAGTGACCTCTCTGATTCAGAAAGGATCGCCATCCCCCCATCCCCCCTCACGCCTCCTGATCTTCACCTTCGAGCGGAAGAGATTGACCCGGTTCACTTCGACCTGCACCCAGGGCAGGGCCCCACCTGGCCTGAATACTGTTACCCCGACTTCCTCCCACCCCCGTGCAACTCCTGGGACCTGCGGGACATGGCCATGCTCCTGCACTCCGAGCGTAGGACAGAGGCTGTGCCCAAAACCGGGGGGCTCCTGGGCAAGTACATCGATAGGCTCGTCCAGCTCGAGTGGCTGCAAATCCAGACTATCCAGTGCGAGAAAGGCAAGGTGGCCAAAGGGAGGCCTCCCACTGGGACCTCGGGGGCCCTGAAGAGCCCTGGGAGAAGCAAGCTGATGCCCAGCGCTCTGTCCAGGCCTCACCAGGAAGGGCCTCTGAAGTCAGGCCCTTCACGAAAGAAAGACATGCTCTGCAAGGAAGTCCATCCATTCTGTTACACTGGTGAGGCTTCCCCCAGACCTCTTGATGTGCTGAGCAGTAGCCGATTATGTTCTCAGAAGCAAACCCCGGAGGTgcagacagagaagaagaaaaagaaatccaacaaGAGCCCCAGGCTGCAGCCCTGGGACTTATCCTGCGGGGACGGTGGCCCCAAGATCGAGAGCAATGGGAACCTCCGCGCACCCCGGCCGCCAGCCATGATCCTGGATCCCACAGACGGCTGCAGGGCTGCCCGGGCACCAGCACACACAGGTCTTAAGAAGAAGGGAAACGTGAGTCACTGTGCTCATGCCACAATATCCAGCGAGAAAAAGCTCAAAACGAATGGAGGAAAGCAAAATACGTACAAATTTAAGAAATAA
- the FAM217B gene encoding protein FAM217B isoform X2: MRRRNRRAVSLPTLRPLLWCPGTCSATLGRVRCNRRCRGRSGPAARSPRPPPGPSSPPPGFPLWARKKKKKAGFQDKCLLARTLLGAAAERRVAAAALGFLRVRGRECPPRGPAQRPLPGRALLTRPRLVGATSRRASAPPLVTRPARTPAAQRSRLPPAQPRVTCPPRPRNSSGGKAPCPNIRGGKKSLPLLSASSNRLSKNISSTTEKTVYPTLNDDQPCDCFKKGNRVNESYQKTSNMNAGPSRTKVQHPKNSRKRQSKPQVPHISSQLKSSLRGGVPQPTEDKLKESISPEGNPERSPLGPRYHGLSGNKLFLDFESMKIIKEDDEEEDSASDLSDSERIAIPPSPLTPPDLHLRAEEIDPVHFDLHPGQGPTWPEYCYPDFLPPPCNSWDLRDMAMLLHSERRTEAVPKTGGLLGKYIDRLVQLEWLQIQTIQCEKGKVAKGRPPTGTSGALKSPGRSKLMPSALSRPHQEGPLKSGPSRKKDMLCKEVHPFCYTGEASPRPLDVLSSSRLCSQKQTPEVQTEKKKKKSNKSPRLQPWDLSCGDGGPKIESNGNLRAPRPPAMILDPTDGCRAARAPAHTGLKKKGNVSHCAHATISSEKKLKTNGGKQNTYKFKK; the protein is encoded by the exons ATGAGGAGGCGGAACCGAAGGGCGGTCTCCCTCCCGACCCTGCGTCCGCTCCTTTGGTGTCCCGGGACGTGCTCAGCGACCCTGGGGAGGGTCCGCTGCAACCGCCGGTGCAGAGGACGCAGTGGGCCGGCTGCGCGCTCCCCACGTCCGCCACCTGGTCCCTCGAGTCCTCCCCCTGGTTTTCCGCTttgggcaaggaaaaaaaaaaaaaaagctggtttCCAGGACAAATGCTTGCTCGCGCGGACGCTCCTCGGGGCCGCAGCGGAGCGCAGGGTGGCGGCGGCGGCCTTGGGCTTCCTCCGGGTGCGGGGAAGGGAGTGTCCGCCCAGGGGCCCCGCCCAGCGGCCCCTTCCCGGCCGCGCGTTACTCACCCGGCCGCGACTTGTCGGAGCAACTTCCCGGCGAGCCTCCGCCCCGCCCCTCGTGACGCGGCCGGCGCGGACTCCCGCCGCCCAGCGCAGCCGTCTGCCTCCCGCCCAGCCCCGCGTCACGTGTCCTCCGCGGCCGCGAAACAG TTCCGGTGGTAAGGCACCCTGCCCGAATATTAGAGGAGGAAAGAAGTCACTTCCCCTGCTGTCGGCATCTTCCAACAGATTGAGCAAGAATATTTCAAGCACTACAGAAAAG ACAGTCTATCCAACCCTAAAtgatgatcagccatgtgactgTTTCAAGAAAGGGAATAGGGTGAATGAATCTTATCAGAAAACCAG CAATATGAATGCAGGCCCATCTCGGACTAAAGTACAACATcccaagaattccagaaaaagacaGAGTAAACCCCAAGTCCCCCACATTTCTTCCCAGCTGAAAAGCAGTCTCAGAGGAGGTGTCCCCCAACCAACTGAGGATAAGCTGAAGGAAAGCATTTCCCCAGAAGGAAACCCCGAAAGGAGCCCCCTCGGCCCCAGGTATCACGGGCTCTCAGGGAACAAGCTGTTTCTGGACTTTGAGTCCATGAAAATCATCAAAGAAGATGATGAGGAGGAGGACAGTGCCAGTGACCTCTCTGATTCAGAAAGGATCGCCATCCCCCCATCCCCCCTCACGCCTCCTGATCTTCACCTTCGAGCGGAAGAGATTGACCCGGTTCACTTCGACCTGCACCCAGGGCAGGGCCCCACCTGGCCTGAATACTGTTACCCCGACTTCCTCCCACCCCCGTGCAACTCCTGGGACCTGCGGGACATGGCCATGCTCCTGCACTCCGAGCGTAGGACAGAGGCTGTGCCCAAAACCGGGGGGCTCCTGGGCAAGTACATCGATAGGCTCGTCCAGCTCGAGTGGCTGCAAATCCAGACTATCCAGTGCGAGAAAGGCAAGGTGGCCAAAGGGAGGCCTCCCACTGGGACCTCGGGGGCCCTGAAGAGCCCTGGGAGAAGCAAGCTGATGCCCAGCGCTCTGTCCAGGCCTCACCAGGAAGGGCCTCTGAAGTCAGGCCCTTCACGAAAGAAAGACATGCTCTGCAAGGAAGTCCATCCATTCTGTTACACTGGTGAGGCTTCCCCCAGACCTCTTGATGTGCTGAGCAGTAGCCGATTATGTTCTCAGAAGCAAACCCCGGAGGTgcagacagagaagaagaaaaagaaatccaacaaGAGCCCCAGGCTGCAGCCCTGGGACTTATCCTGCGGGGACGGTGGCCCCAAGATCGAGAGCAATGGGAACCTCCGCGCACCCCGGCCGCCAGCCATGATCCTGGATCCCACAGACGGCTGCAGGGCTGCCCGGGCACCAGCACACACAGGTCTTAAGAAGAAGGGAAACGTGAGTCACTGTGCTCATGCCACAATATCCAGCGAGAAAAAGCTCAAAACGAATGGAGGAAAGCAAAATACGTACAAATTTAAGAAATAA
- the PPP1R3D gene encoding protein phosphatase 1 regulatory subunit 3D has translation MSGGPGSAVLPATVGFRKPAPRSLSCLSDLDGGAAREPRPCRPPGSPGSAPPPPPAPSGCDPHLRPIILRRARSLPSSPERRQKGAGAPGAACRPGCSRQHRVRFADALGLELAQVKVFNAGEDPSVPLHVLSRLAINSDLCCSSQDLEFTLQCLVPDFPPPVEAPDFGERLGRQLVCLERVTCSDLGISGTVRVRNVAFEKQVAVRYTFSDWRSAHEVAARWRGPAGSGGSEDVFAFGFPVPPFLLELGSRVHFALRYRVAGAEHWDNNDGRDYSLTCRNHALHMPRGECEESWIHFI, from the coding sequence ATGTCCGGAGGCCCGGGCTCGGCGGTCCTCCCCGCCACCGTTGGGTTCCGGAAGCCCGCCCCGCGGAGCCTCAGCTGCCTCTCTGACCTGGACGGCGGCGCGGCCCGGGAGCCGCGGCCCTGCCGGCCCCCGGGGAGTCCGGGcagcgcgccgccgccgccgcctgcgCCGTCCGGCTGCGACCCCCACCTACGGCCCATCATCCTGCGGCGGGCGCGCTCGCTGCCCAGCTCGCCGGAGCGCCGCCAGAAGGGCGCGGGCGCTCCGGGCGCTGCGTGCCGACCCGGCTGCAGCCGGCAGCACCGCGTGCGCTTCGCTGACGCGCTGGGCCTGGAGCTGGCGCAGGTCAAGGTGTTTAATGCGGGCGAAGACCCGTCCGTGCCGCTGCACGTGCTGTCGCGACTCGCCATCAACTCGGACCTGTGCTGTAGCAGCCAGGACCTGGAGTTCACTCTGCAATGCCTGGTGCCCGACTTCCCGCCTCCCGTCGAGGCCCCGGACTTCGGCGAGCGCCTGGGGCGCCAGCTCGTGTGCCTGGAGCGCGTCACCTGCTCGGACCTGGGCATCAGCGGCACGGTGCGCGTGCGCAACGTGGCCTTCGAGAAGCAGGTGGCCGTGCGCTACACCTTCTCAGACTGGCGCAGCGCGCACGAAGTGGCGGCGCGGTGGCGCGGGCCGGCAGGCTCCGGGGGCTCCGAGGACGTCTTCGCCTTCGGCTTCCCGGTGCCGCCCTTCCTGCTGGAGCTCGGCTCCCGCGTGCACTTTGCGCTGCGCTACCGTGTTGCCGGAGCCGAGCACTGGGACAACAACGATGGCCGCGACTACAGTCTCACGTGCCGCAACCACGCACTGCACATGCCGCGCGGGGAGTGCGAGGAGAGCTGGATCCACTTTATCTGA